In the Flagellimonas sp. MMG031 genome, one interval contains:
- a CDS encoding c-type cytochrome translates to MKKVLYRHLFSKVLGLSLLLFSSSFYAQEEAEASAEPATEQAAEATGGDPVKGKQLFNQNCAACHALDRKMTGPALANVETRLAEEEGLDKEWLYSWIKNSAGMIASGDAYANKIYAEYNQAAMTAFPTLSNEDIDNILAYTAAPPPAPAQTAAATPAGGEGTGGSASGISNEMILGALALVFGLLVVMLILVNKTLRRIAEANGVMLEKEKEKRLPLWKAFVQNQFLVLVSVVFLLLASAYFAYGWMMQVGVDQGYAPVQPIHYSHKIHAGDNKIECKYCHSSARVSKHSGIPSLNVCMNCHKSIYEYTGNPEGPSAEDLANGYTNEFYTGEIKKLYKAVGWDEENQSYTGETQPVEWVRIHNLPDFAYFNHSQHVSVAGIECQTCHGSVEEMEIMYQHAPLTMGWCINCHRETNVKVEGNEYYEAIHEELSKKYGVEELTAAMMGGLECGKCHY, encoded by the coding sequence ATGAAAAAGGTTTTATACCGTCATTTATTTTCTAAGGTTTTAGGCTTATCGCTCCTATTATTTTCATCATCGTTTTACGCACAGGAAGAAGCTGAGGCTTCTGCCGAACCAGCTACCGAACAAGCAGCTGAAGCTACTGGTGGGGATCCCGTAAAAGGGAAACAGCTCTTTAACCAGAACTGTGCTGCGTGCCACGCTTTGGATAGAAAAATGACCGGTCCCGCTTTGGCCAATGTTGAGACCCGATTGGCAGAGGAAGAAGGTTTGGATAAGGAATGGCTCTATTCTTGGATCAAGAACAGTGCTGGTATGATTGCTTCTGGCGATGCTTACGCGAACAAAATTTACGCGGAGTACAACCAAGCGGCAATGACTGCATTCCCTACCTTGTCCAATGAGGATATCGACAATATTTTGGCCTATACCGCTGCTCCGCCACCGGCTCCTGCCCAAACAGCTGCGGCAACTCCTGCAGGAGGTGAGGGAACAGGCGGTTCCGCTTCAGGAATCTCCAACGAGATGATTCTTGGTGCCTTGGCCCTGGTTTTCGGTCTTTTGGTGGTCATGTTGATCTTGGTGAACAAGACCCTGCGCAGAATTGCGGAAGCCAATGGTGTAATGCTTGAAAAAGAAAAAGAAAAGCGATTGCCGCTGTGGAAGGCATTTGTTCAAAACCAGTTTTTGGTTTTGGTCAGCGTTGTTTTCCTATTGTTGGCAAGTGCTTATTTCGCATACGGTTGGATGATGCAGGTAGGTGTAGATCAAGGTTATGCCCCTGTGCAGCCGATACACTATTCCCACAAAATCCATGCTGGTGACAATAAAATTGAGTGTAAATACTGTCACTCATCCGCTAGGGTGTCCAAACACTCAGGAATACCCTCCCTTAATGTTTGTATGAACTGTCACAAATCCATTTACGAATACACTGGAAACCCAGAAGGTCCATCTGCAGAAGATTTGGCCAATGGCTACACCAATGAGTTCTACACTGGTGAAATCAAAAAGTTGTACAAGGCCGTTGGATGGGATGAGGAAAACCAAAGCTATACTGGCGAGACCCAACCAGTGGAATGGGTGAGAATTCACAACTTGCCTGACTTTGCATATTTCAACCACTCCCAGCACGTGTCTGTGGCAGGTATTGAGTGTCAAACATGTCATGGTTCCGTAGAGGAGATGGAGATCATGTATCAGCATGCGCCATTGACCATGGGATGGTGTATCAACTGTCACCGTGAAACTAATGTTAAGGTAGAGGGCAACGAGTATTATGAAGCAATTCACGAAGAATTGTCCAAAAAATATGGTGTGGAGGAACTTACCGCTGCTATGATGGGTGGTTTGGAATGTGGAAAATGTCACTATTAA
- a CDS encoding TAT-variant-translocated molybdopterin oxidoreductase — MASNKKYWKSEAELNPNDSIVEALRNNEFTEEIPVDDFLGDKETLSASNTSRRDFLKYVGFSTAAATVAACEGPVNKSIPYVVQPDSIIPGVANYYATTIADGFDFASILVKTREGRPIKIENNTDAKVNGGANARVQASVLTLYDSKRVQGPMANGEPVDWNVLDATVKAKLNVLKGSGQQVVLLTQTYASPSTTKLIAEFKAAYGDNVNHVVYDAISEDAALNAYQKAYGERALADYDFEKADLIVSFGADFLGDWQGGGYDSGYAKGRVPKNGKMSRHIQMESNMSLTGANADKRYPMTPTQQKIALAKLYGKLNGSNVGGGTSDVDEAVDKVAAEIKKAGRKAVVVSGLNDENAQTVVLAINKLLASEAFDPEKPKYVRQGDAAKVNKLVADMNAGRVGALIMDGVNPAYTLPNAEEFLAGLEKVDLSVDFAYTNDETAQASTYVAAASHYLESWGDTQFKKGHYSLMQPAIRELFDTKQFQTALLTWMGVEKTYYEYLKETWATDVLQGGSWNKALQDGVYEAPMMMDAAAAAEPAANVESEEVQPEIVPIASAIRALVNSTSPGTELVLYSKVGMGDGRQANNPWLQEFPDPISRVSWDNYVTVSKADAESWGLENTIVADGGLNGSYANLTVDGKVLENVPVIVQPGQAVGTIGLSFGYGKKAGMQAEMATGVNAYKLYSNFSDVQAVSVEKASGTHEFACVQSQKTLMGRGDIIKETTLEIFNTKDRAEWNPMPHVSLNHQEIPVTSPDADLWEEFDRSIGHHFNLSIDLNACTGCGACVIACHAENNVPVVGKTEIRRSRDMHWLRIDRYYSSEDTFEGDNEKKEEMDGLWGDKGSLGGFREMEDPSANPQVAFQPVMCQHCNHAPCETVCPVAATSHSRQGQNHMAYNRCVGTRYCANNCPYKVRRFNWFLYNNNDEFDFNMNNDLGKMVLNPDVNVRSRGVMEKCSMCIQMTQKTILDAKRDGRVIKDGEFQTACSAACNSGAMVFGDINDHDSKVAELKEDKRMYHLLEHVGTKPNVFYHVKVRNTNEA; from the coding sequence ATGGCATCAAACAAAAAATATTGGAAAAGTGAAGCGGAGTTGAATCCGAACGATTCCATTGTTGAGGCGCTAAGAAACAACGAGTTTACTGAAGAGATTCCCGTTGATGATTTTTTGGGTGACAAGGAAACCTTGTCTGCCTCGAACACTTCCCGTAGGGATTTCTTAAAATATGTAGGTTTCAGTACCGCAGCAGCTACGGTTGCCGCTTGTGAAGGGCCTGTCAATAAGTCTATTCCTTACGTTGTTCAGCCCGATAGTATTATCCCTGGGGTGGCTAACTACTACGCCACTACCATCGCGGATGGTTTCGATTTTGCCAGTATTCTGGTAAAGACAAGGGAAGGAAGACCTATCAAAATCGAGAACAATACCGATGCCAAAGTCAATGGTGGAGCCAACGCAAGGGTGCAAGCTTCCGTATTGACCTTGTATGATAGCAAGAGGGTTCAAGGGCCGATGGCCAATGGCGAGCCTGTGGATTGGAATGTGTTAGACGCTACGGTAAAAGCCAAGTTGAATGTCTTAAAAGGTAGCGGCCAGCAAGTAGTGCTGTTGACGCAGACCTATGCAAGTCCTTCCACCACAAAATTGATTGCTGAATTTAAAGCTGCCTACGGAGATAACGTGAACCATGTGGTTTACGACGCCATTTCCGAAGATGCCGCACTCAATGCATATCAGAAAGCCTATGGCGAAAGAGCCTTGGCTGATTACGATTTTGAGAAAGCTGATTTGATCGTTTCCTTCGGAGCTGATTTCTTGGGAGATTGGCAAGGTGGGGGTTATGATTCAGGATACGCTAAAGGGCGTGTGCCAAAGAATGGGAAAATGTCCCGCCACATCCAAATGGAGTCGAACATGTCCTTGACCGGCGCCAATGCCGACAAGCGATATCCGATGACCCCGACCCAACAGAAAATTGCACTGGCCAAATTATACGGCAAATTGAACGGTAGCAATGTGGGCGGAGGAACTTCCGATGTAGACGAGGCCGTTGATAAAGTCGCTGCCGAAATCAAGAAAGCCGGTAGAAAAGCGGTTGTGGTGAGTGGTCTTAACGACGAAAACGCCCAAACGGTAGTGTTGGCTATCAACAAATTGTTGGCCAGCGAAGCTTTTGACCCTGAAAAGCCAAAATACGTACGCCAAGGAGATGCTGCCAAAGTCAACAAATTGGTGGCGGATATGAATGCAGGGCGCGTAGGTGCTTTGATTATGGATGGAGTGAATCCAGCTTATACCTTGCCCAATGCAGAAGAGTTCTTGGCCGGACTTGAAAAAGTTGATTTGTCCGTTGATTTTGCCTATACCAACGATGAGACTGCCCAAGCGTCGACTTATGTCGCTGCGGCTTCGCACTATTTGGAGTCTTGGGGCGATACACAGTTTAAGAAAGGGCATTATAGTTTAATGCAACCGGCTATCCGTGAGTTGTTTGATACAAAACAGTTTCAAACTGCACTTTTGACATGGATGGGCGTTGAAAAAACATATTACGAATACCTTAAGGAAACTTGGGCAACCGATGTGTTGCAAGGTGGTTCTTGGAACAAGGCATTGCAGGATGGGGTGTACGAAGCGCCAATGATGATGGACGCTGCCGCTGCCGCCGAGCCTGCTGCTAATGTAGAAAGCGAAGAGGTGCAACCGGAAATCGTTCCGATTGCCTCTGCTATCCGTGCTTTGGTGAACTCCACAAGTCCCGGTACCGAATTGGTGCTGTACTCCAAAGTTGGGATGGGTGATGGTCGTCAGGCCAACAACCCATGGTTGCAAGAGTTCCCTGATCCGATTTCAAGGGTATCTTGGGACAACTACGTGACCGTGTCCAAAGCGGATGCTGAATCTTGGGGACTGGAAAACACTATTGTTGCCGATGGTGGACTTAATGGTAGCTATGCCAACTTGACTGTTGATGGTAAGGTGCTGGAAAATGTTCCCGTAATCGTTCAGCCAGGTCAGGCTGTCGGAACTATTGGCCTATCCTTTGGATACGGCAAAAAGGCTGGTATGCAAGCGGAGATGGCGACTGGAGTAAATGCGTACAAATTGTATTCAAACTTCTCCGATGTACAAGCTGTTTCCGTTGAAAAAGCTTCCGGAACTCACGAGTTTGCCTGTGTACAGTCCCAAAAGACCTTAATGGGAAGAGGGGACATCATCAAAGAAACTACACTCGAAATTTTCAATACCAAAGACCGCGCGGAATGGAATCCAATGCCGCATGTATCGTTGAACCATCAGGAAATTCCTGTGACCTCACCGGATGCCGATCTTTGGGAAGAGTTTGATAGAAGTATAGGGCATCATTTTAATTTGTCCATCGACCTTAACGCCTGTACGGGATGTGGTGCCTGTGTGATCGCTTGTCACGCAGAAAACAACGTTCCAGTGGTCGGAAAAACCGAAATCCGTCGTTCAAGGGATATGCACTGGTTGCGTATTGACCGTTACTATTCTTCTGAGGATACCTTTGAGGGAGATAACGAGAAGAAAGAGGAAATGGACGGTCTTTGGGGAGACAAAGGATCTCTTGGAGGTTTCAGGGAGATGGAAGACCCATCTGCCAACCCACAAGTGGCCTTCCAACCTGTAATGTGTCAGCACTGTAATCATGCCCCTTGTGAAACGGTATGTCCGGTAGCTGCTACATCACACAGTAGACAAGGTCAAAATCATATGGCTTACAACCGTTGTGTAGGTACAAGGTATTGTGCCAACAACTGTCCATATAAAGTTCGTAGGTTCAACTGGTTCTTGTACAACAACAATGACGAGTTCGACTTTAACATGAACAACGATTTGGGTAAAATGGTTCTTAACCCAGATGTTAACGTACGTTCTAGAGGTGTAATGGAAAAATGCTCCATGTGTATCCAAATGACCCAGAAAACCATCTTGGATGCCAAGAGGGACGGCAGGGTCATTAAGGACGGAGAGTTCCAAACAGCTTGTTCCGCAGCATGTAACAGTGGTGCCATGGTCTTCGGTGATATCAATGATCACGATAGCAAAGTGGCCGAACTTAAAGAGGACAAGAGAATGTACCACCTGTTGGAGCATGTGGGTACCAAACCGAACGTGTTCTATCATGTAAAAGTGAGAAACACCAACGAGGCTTAA
- the nrfD gene encoding NrfD/PsrC family molybdoenzyme membrane anchor subunit, whose product MASHYEAPIRKPLVVGDKGYHDVTVDIARPVEGKANKQWWIVFSIALVAFLWGLGCIIYTISTGIGVWGLNRTVNWAWDITNFVWWVGIGHAGTLISAVLLLFRQKWRMAINRSAEAMTIFSVVQAGLFPIIHMGRPWLAYWVLPIPNQFGSLWVNFNSPLLWDVFAISTYLSVSLVFWWTGLLPDFAMIRDRAVKPFQKKIYSLLSFGWTGRAKDWQRFEEVSLVLAGLATPLVLSVHTIVSFDFATSVIPGWHTTIFPPYFVAGAIFSGFAMVNTLLIIMRKVCSLEAYITVQHIELMNIVIMITGSIVGCAYITELFIAWYSGVEYEQYAFLNRATGPYAWAYWAMMTCNVFSPQFMWFKKLRTSIMFSFFISIVVNIGMWFERFVIIVTSLHRDYLPSSWTMFSPTFVDIGIFIGTIGFFFVLFLLYSRTFPVIAQAEVKSILKASGEKYKKLREAGKPMYEMPQGVNRVVSYDEPVTDDVLMGEAKPTVGDKVGVSELLSSIGTFDAATETPDDLKKIKGVGPEMERTLNEIGIFTYAQVARMTEKEYDLLDSITGRFPGRAQRDDWAGQAKLLNDKK is encoded by the coding sequence ATGGCGTCGCATTACGAAGCACCTATTCGAAAGCCCTTAGTGGTCGGAGACAAAGGATACCACGATGTAACAGTGGACATTGCCCGTCCGGTTGAGGGAAAGGCCAATAAGCAATGGTGGATAGTATTCTCCATTGCCTTGGTGGCATTCCTCTGGGGTCTAGGATGTATCATTTATACCATTTCTACAGGTATTGGGGTTTGGGGTCTTAACCGAACCGTAAACTGGGCCTGGGATATTACCAACTTCGTTTGGTGGGTAGGTATCGGTCACGCAGGTACCCTGATTTCAGCGGTATTATTGCTCTTCCGTCAAAAATGGAGAATGGCGATCAACCGCTCCGCTGAGGCGATGACCATTTTTTCCGTTGTTCAAGCCGGATTGTTCCCGATCATTCACATGGGACGGCCATGGTTGGCATATTGGGTGTTGCCCATTCCCAACCAATTTGGTTCACTATGGGTAAACTTTAACTCGCCCTTGCTTTGGGACGTGTTCGCGATTTCAACCTATCTTTCCGTATCCTTGGTGTTCTGGTGGACAGGTTTGTTGCCAGATTTTGCCATGATCCGCGATAGGGCCGTAAAACCGTTCCAAAAGAAAATATACAGCCTGTTGAGCTTCGGTTGGACAGGACGTGCAAAGGATTGGCAACGTTTTGAGGAAGTTTCCTTGGTATTGGCAGGTTTGGCCACGCCTTTGGTACTTTCCGTACACACCATTGTATCGTTTGACTTTGCTACCTCGGTAATTCCAGGATGGCACACCACCATCTTCCCGCCTTACTTTGTTGCGGGAGCGATTTTCTCTGGTTTTGCCATGGTAAACACCCTTTTGATCATCATGAGAAAGGTATGTAGCCTCGAAGCCTACATTACCGTACAGCATATCGAGTTGATGAACATCGTAATCATGATTACGGGTTCTATTGTTGGATGTGCTTATATCACCGAGCTGTTTATCGCATGGTATTCTGGTGTAGAGTACGAGCAATATGCCTTCTTGAACAGGGCAACAGGACCATACGCTTGGGCATACTGGGCCATGATGACCTGTAATGTGTTCTCGCCACAGTTTATGTGGTTCAAAAAATTGAGGACCAGTATCATGTTCTCATTCTTCATCTCCATTGTAGTGAACATAGGAATGTGGTTTGAGCGTTTCGTAATTATCGTAACCTCTTTGCACAGGGATTACTTGCCATCTTCATGGACCATGTTCTCCCCAACCTTTGTGGATATCGGAATATTTATTGGAACCATCGGATTCTTCTTCGTATTGTTCCTATTGTATTCAAGAACGTTCCCGGTCATCGCGCAAGCGGAGGTAAAATCCATTTTGAAGGCTTCTGGAGAGAAATACAAAAAACTAAGGGAGGCCGGTAAGCCAATGTACGAAATGCCACAGGGCGTGAATAGAGTGGTGAGTTACGACGAACCCGTTACGGATGACGTACTGATGGGGGAAGCAAAACCTACCGTTGGCGATAAGGTTGGTGTGTCTGAGTTGTTGAGTTCTATTGGAACCTTCGATGCGGCCACCGAAACCCCGGACGATTTAAAGAAAATTAAAGGAGTGGGCCCCGAGATGGAACGCACTTTGAACGAGATAGGTATTTTTACCTATGCACAGGTCGCTAGAATGACCGAAAAAGAGTATGATTTGTTGGACTCCATCACCGGAAGGTTCCCAGGACGTGCACAGCGCGACGATTGGGCGGGTCAGGCAAAGTTGTTAAACGATAAAAAATAA
- a CDS encoding DUF3341 domain-containing protein, which yields MASKVIQALYNDDDVLMHAVKKVRAERHHIEEVYTPFPVHGLDKAMGLEDTRIAITSFLYGCLGLTVAIVMMNYIMIEDWPQDIGGKPSFSYLENMPAFVPIMFELTVFFAAHLMVITFYLRSKMWPFKKAENPDKRTTDDHFLMEIGVQDNEKELADLLWETGAVEVKVTEKES from the coding sequence ATGGCATCAAAAGTTATACAAGCACTTTACAACGATGACGATGTGTTGATGCATGCTGTAAAAAAGGTTAGGGCAGAGCGACATCATATCGAAGAGGTGTACACTCCTTTTCCAGTTCACGGTCTAGATAAGGCCATGGGGTTGGAGGACACTCGAATCGCCATTACCTCTTTCCTTTACGGATGTTTGGGATTGACGGTCGCCATAGTTATGATGAACTATATCATGATAGAGGATTGGCCCCAAGACATTGGTGGTAAGCCAAGCTTTAGCTACTTGGAGAACATGCCTGCCTTTGTTCCGATTATGTTTGAGCTTACGGTCTTCTTTGCGGCCCACTTGATGGTGATCACGTTTTACCTCAGAAGTAAAATGTGGCCCTTCAAAAAAGCAGAGAACCCGGATAAGCGTACCACCGACGACCATTTCTTGATGGAGATTGGTGTACAGGATAATGAAAAGGAACTTGCTGACCTGTTGTGGGAAACAGGAGCAGTGGAAGTAAAAGTTACAGAAAAGGAGTCTTAA
- a CDS encoding cytochrome c, with protein sequence MKQLGKISVVLVLVLFAASCADKNSPNYQYMPNMYEPVGYETYQGVDNGLFPDGTSALLPAEGTISRGYMPYEFENTPEGKELARMDTSPLDSLNQEENLARGAELYAIYCAICHGVKGDGQGTLVKREKILGVPSYADAARNITVGSTYHTIYYGLNSMGSYASQFANEEEMWQVSEYVMKLKEDLTK encoded by the coding sequence ATGAAGCAATTAGGTAAAATAAGTGTTGTTTTGGTGTTGGTTTTGTTTGCAGCATCTTGCGCGGACAAGAACAGCCCAAACTACCAATACATGCCAAACATGTACGAACCCGTAGGATATGAAACCTACCAAGGTGTGGACAATGGATTGTTTCCTGATGGAACATCTGCCCTGTTGCCTGCCGAAGGAACCATTTCCAGAGGATACATGCCCTATGAGTTCGAAAACACTCCAGAAGGCAAGGAGCTCGCAAGGATGGATACCAGTCCGTTGGATTCCCTTAACCAAGAAGAAAATTTAGCTCGGGGAGCAGAACTGTATGCTATCTATTGTGCAATTTGCCATGGCGTAAAAGGTGATGGACAAGGTACCCTTGTAAAAAGAGAAAAAATATTAGGTGTTCCCAGCTACGCTGATGCAGCTAGAAACATTACTGTAGGATCAACTTACCACACCATTTACTATGGTCTGAACTCTATGGGCTCGTATGCTTCGCAGTTCGCCAATGAGGAAGAAATGTGGCAAGTATCCGAATACGTGATGAAGTTAAAGGAAGACCTAACAAAATAA
- a CDS encoding quinol:cytochrome C oxidoreductase, producing MYTFSNKLRLGSFIAMGLGFIFLVIGFMSAPSTVEEAKAMVAVHDDGHGGGHAEEAGAGHAEEQGHGEAAHGEAHDASHDEHLLYQLQNRPWSALYVAAFFFFMISLGVLAFYAIQRAAQAGWSPLLFRVMEGITAYLVPGGIIVFVILLLSALHFNHMFVWMDAETVAHDELLQGKAGYLNPTFFLIRAAIFLGGWIFYRQYSRKLSLAQDEADDNSNFVKNFRWSAGFLVFYLVTESMMSWDWIMSLDPHWFSTLFGWYVFASMFVSGITVIAMVTVYLKSKGYLEQVNDSHIHDLAKFMFGISIFWTYLWFSQFMLIWYANIPEEVTYYIARFEDYKLPFFGMLVMNFVFPLLVLMNSDYKRVNWFVIMTGIVVLFGHYLDIFNMVMPATVGDQWFIGLPEIGGILFFGGLFVFWVFTALTKAPLQPKRNPFIEESRHFHY from the coding sequence ATGTATACCTTTTCAAACAAACTTAGACTAGGATCTTTCATAGCCATGGGGCTTGGATTTATATTCCTTGTAATTGGTTTTATGTCTGCCCCATCAACTGTGGAAGAGGCCAAGGCCATGGTAGCAGTGCACGATGATGGCCATGGTGGAGGGCATGCAGAGGAAGCCGGTGCTGGCCATGCCGAGGAGCAAGGACATGGTGAGGCCGCTCATGGCGAAGCCCACGATGCTTCCCACGATGAGCATTTGTTGTACCAATTGCAGAATAGACCTTGGTCCGCACTTTACGTAGCCGCCTTCTTTTTCTTTATGATTTCATTGGGCGTTTTGGCATTTTATGCCATCCAACGTGCCGCACAAGCGGGTTGGTCCCCATTGTTGTTCCGTGTCATGGAAGGTATAACCGCATACTTGGTTCCAGGTGGAATAATTGTATTTGTAATCTTGTTGCTTTCCGCATTGCATTTCAACCATATGTTTGTTTGGATGGATGCCGAAACTGTGGCACACGATGAATTGCTGCAAGGCAAAGCTGGTTATTTGAATCCGACCTTCTTTTTGATCAGGGCCGCCATTTTCTTGGGTGGATGGATTTTCTACCGTCAGTATTCAAGAAAACTGTCCTTGGCACAGGATGAAGCCGATGACAATAGCAACTTTGTAAAAAACTTTAGATGGTCTGCCGGTTTCTTGGTATTCTACTTGGTGACCGAATCCATGATGTCATGGGATTGGATCATGAGTTTGGATCCACACTGGTTCAGTACCCTTTTCGGATGGTATGTATTTGCCAGCATGTTCGTATCCGGGATTACCGTGATTGCCATGGTGACCGTTTACCTGAAATCAAAAGGATATTTAGAGCAAGTCAATGATAGCCACATCCACGATTTGGCCAAGTTTATGTTCGGTATCAGTATTTTCTGGACCTATCTGTGGTTCTCACAGTTCATGTTGATTTGGTATGCCAATATCCCTGAAGAGGTAACCTACTACATCGCACGTTTTGAGGACTACAAATTGCCCTTCTTCGGAATGTTGGTGATGAACTTTGTGTTCCCATTGTTGGTATTGATGAACAGCGACTACAAAAGGGTCAACTGGTTTGTGATCATGACGGGTATCGTGGTACTTTTTGGCCACTATTTGGATATATTCAATATGGTAATGCCTGCAACGGTAGGCGACCAGTGGTTCATTGGTCTTCCAGAGATTGGTGGTATCCTGTTCTTTGGTGGTTTGTTCGTTTTCTGGGTGTTCACCGCTTTGACCAAGGCGCCATTGCAGCCCAAACGAAACCCATTTATTGAAGAGAGTAGACATTTTCATTATTAA
- a CDS encoding cytochrome c oxidase subunit II, whose protein sequence is MTALLTFTVLVLVAIAIWQMTKIFELSQTKTERAEIANDSDNKNNGYLLFAFLIFIYGITIFSFAKYSKMLLPDAASEHGGEYDQLMWVSFAIIFFVQTITQALLHYFGYKYRGQKGRKALFFADNDRLEFIWTIIPVIVLAGLILWGLYTWTNIMDINEDDDPLVIELYAQQFNWTARYGGEDNVLGEANVRLIDINRANVLGLDESDPNAEDDIIVKELHLPVGRKVNFKMRSQDVLHSAYMPHFRAQMNCVPGMITQFSFTPTVTTEEMRLNPEVVDKVKRTNALRAEWAAEGKPNSEPWEFDYVLLCNKICGKSHYNMQMRIVVETEEEYNKWLAEQKTFKETVMVDDTEGAEVAETETSAEEMETASVE, encoded by the coding sequence ATGACTGCATTATTAACATTTACTGTTTTAGTTCTGGTTGCCATAGCCATTTGGCAAATGACCAAGATTTTTGAATTGTCGCAGACTAAGACAGAACGCGCTGAGATAGCTAACGATTCCGATAACAAAAACAATGGTTACCTGTTGTTTGCGTTCTTGATATTCATCTACGGAATCACCATTTTCAGTTTTGCCAAATATTCCAAGATGCTTTTGCCAGATGCTGCATCGGAACATGGCGGGGAATACGATCAGTTGATGTGGGTGTCCTTTGCCATCATTTTCTTTGTGCAGACCATTACACAGGCACTATTGCACTATTTCGGCTATAAATACCGCGGACAAAAGGGAAGAAAAGCGCTCTTTTTCGCAGACAACGATAGATTGGAGTTCATCTGGACCATTATTCCAGTAATTGTTTTGGCAGGTTTGATTCTTTGGGGACTGTATACCTGGACCAATATTATGGATATCAACGAGGACGACGACCCATTGGTCATCGAACTCTATGCCCAACAGTTTAACTGGACCGCCAGATACGGAGGGGAGGACAATGTTCTTGGAGAGGCCAATGTTCGATTGATCGATATCAACAGAGCCAATGTTCTTGGATTGGACGAGTCCGATCCCAACGCCGAGGACGATATTATTGTTAAGGAATTGCATTTGCCCGTAGGAAGAAAAGTAAACTTTAAAATGAGGTCGCAGGATGTATTGCACTCCGCTTACATGCCACACTTTAGGGCTCAAATGAACTGTGTTCCCGGGATGATCACCCAATTTTCGTTCACGCCTACCGTGACCACGGAAGAAATGCGTTTGAATCCTGAAGTAGTGGATAAGGTAAAAAGGACCAATGCCCTGAGGGCCGAATGGGCTGCTGAAGGCAAACCCAACAGCGAGCCTTGGGAGTTCGATTATGTACTATTGTGCAATAAGATTTGCGGAAAGTCACATTATAACATGCAGATGAGGATTGTTGTAGAGACAGAGGAAGAATACAACAAGTGGTTGGCCGAGCAAAAAACCTTCAAGGAAACCGTAATGGTGGACGATACTGAAGGGGCAGAGGTTGCTGAAACGGAAACCAGTGCTGAGGAAATGGAAACCGCATCGGTAGAGTAA